In a single window of the Ignavibacteria bacterium genome:
- the rplT gene encoding 50S ribosomal protein L20, with protein sequence MPRSKNKVASHRRRKKILSMARGYWGARSKVYTIAKNSVEKGLQHAYGDRKLKKRTFRRLWIARINAAARLNGTTYSKLINGLNVKGININRKVLAAMAVENPGAFTEVVKICLS encoded by the coding sequence ATGCCACGCTCTAAGAATAAAGTTGCTTCACATAGAAGACGCAAAAAAATTCTAAGTATGGCCAGAGGCTACTGGGGTGCAAGAAGCAAGGTCTATACCATCGCTAAGAACTCAGTTGAAAAAGGCCTTCAGCATGCTTATGGAGACAGAAAATTAAAGAAAAGAACATTCAGAAGACTTTGGATCGCAAGAATCAATGCTGCTGCCAGATTGAATGGAACTACCTATTCAAAACTTATTAATGGTTTGAATGTCAAAGGCATCAACATTAATAGAAAAGTACTGGCTGCGATGGCTGTTGAAAATCCGGGTGCCTTCACTGAAGTAGTTAAGATTTGTCTTAGTTAA
- the pheS gene encoding phenylalanine--tRNA ligase subunit alpha, which yields MDILQTIKETDNNFSQEIQKVQDLKTLEDLRVKYLSRKGLVSVLFDALKDVSREEKPAVGKSLNELRNSVTMKFEELKERLEQASGHDHALVDLSLPGRKIELGSRHILTQTLDEIKTIFKGLGFSVSEGPELESDYYNFEALNFPPDHPARDMQDTFFVNKSYLLRTHTSPVQVRVMTSQEPPVRVIMPGKVYRNEAISARSYCLFHQVEGLYVDTDVTFAELKGTLVSFARQFYGSDLKYRFRPSFFPFTEPSAEMDITCYICHGKGCRMCKGSGWLEILGCGMVDPNVFKAVGYDPEKYTGYAFGMGIERIAILKYDIPDIRMYFENDLRFLKQF from the coding sequence ATGGATATACTGCAAACAATAAAAGAGACTGATAATAACTTCAGCCAGGAAATTCAGAAAGTACAGGATCTCAAGACACTTGAGGATCTGAGGGTTAAATACCTGAGCCGCAAAGGCCTGGTTTCCGTACTCTTCGACGCCCTGAAGGACGTTTCCAGAGAGGAAAAGCCCGCAGTCGGAAAATCCTTAAATGAACTGCGTAATTCGGTTACTATGAAATTCGAAGAGCTGAAAGAAAGGCTCGAACAGGCCTCAGGGCACGATCACGCATTGGTTGACCTGTCGCTTCCGGGACGCAAGATTGAACTCGGCAGCAGGCACATTTTAACCCAGACCCTTGATGAAATTAAAACAATTTTCAAAGGCTTGGGTTTTTCTGTTTCTGAAGGTCCCGAGCTGGAAAGCGATTATTATAATTTCGAGGCCCTGAATTTCCCGCCGGACCACCCGGCAAGGGATATGCAGGATACATTTTTTGTCAATAAAAGTTATCTTTTAAGGACTCATACCTCGCCCGTGCAGGTGAGGGTAATGACTTCACAGGAGCCCCCGGTGCGCGTTATTATGCCGGGCAAGGTTTACCGCAACGAAGCCATCAGCGCAAGGAGCTACTGCCTGTTCCACCAGGTGGAGGGGCTTTATGTTGATACGGATGTTACCTTTGCCGAACTTAAAGGGACACTGGTTTCATTTGCCAGACAGTTCTACGGAAGCGACCTCAAGTACCGCTTCCGCCCGAGCTTTTTCCCGTTTACGGAGCCGAGCGCCGAAATGGATATTACGTGCTACATATGCCACGGCAAAGGATGCCGCATGTGCAAGGGTTCGGGATGGCTTGAAATCTTAGGATGCGGCATGGTGGATCCAAACGTCTTTAAGGCCGTTGGATACGATCCTGAAAAGTATACCGGATATGCTTTCGGTATGGGCATCGAGCGCATTGCCATACTGAAATATGACATACCCGACATAAGAATGTATTTTGAAAACGATTTAAGATTTTTAAAGCAGTTTTAA
- a CDS encoding translation initiation factor IF-3, whose translation MKHRVNEEIRVPKVRLIDSDGSQLGILSGRDALRAAQEKGLDLVEIAPQADPPVCKIVDYGKFVYEIQKKEKTQKKNQQVSILKEIRLHPNTDTHDFEFKVRHARNFIEEGNKVKVSVIFKGRELAYTVHGENLLKDFIAKMEDVAKPEFEMKFEGKAMNVILVPLKVKSKKKTNI comes from the coding sequence TTGAAACACCGCGTAAACGAGGAAATCAGGGTCCCTAAGGTCCGTCTGATAGACTCGGATGGCAGTCAATTAGGTATTTTATCAGGAAGGGATGCCCTGAGGGCGGCCCAGGAAAAAGGGCTCGATCTGGTGGAGATTGCTCCGCAGGCAGATCCCCCGGTTTGCAAAATTGTCGATTACGGCAAGTTTGTTTACGAAATTCAGAAAAAAGAAAAGACACAGAAGAAAAATCAGCAGGTGTCGATATTAAAGGAAATAAGACTTCATCCTAATACCGATACTCACGATTTTGAATTTAAGGTGCGCCACGCAAGAAACTTCATCGAGGAAGGCAATAAGGTGAAGGTTTCCGTTATCTTTAAGGGCAGGGAACTTGCCTATACGGTGCACGGCGAAAACCTGCTGAAAGATTTTATTGCGAAAATGGAAGACGTTGCCAAACCTGAATTTGAAATGAAATTCGAAGGCAAGGCTATGAACGTTATTTTGGTTCCTTTGAAAGTGAAATCAAAAAAGAAAACTAATATATAA
- the rpmI gene encoding 50S ribosomal protein L35, with the protein MPKMKSNRGAAKSFKLTAGGKVKRHKAFKSHILTSKSRKRKRSLRHSVVASKADTRRIKIMIQ; encoded by the coding sequence ATGCCCAAGATGAAAAGTAACCGCGGCGCAGCTAAATCATTCAAACTGACTGCCGGCGGAAAGGTCAAAAGACACAAAGCTTTTAAAAGCCACATTCTGACTTCTAAGAGCCGCAAAAGAAAACGCAGCTTAAGACATTCGGTTGTTGCATCGAAAGCTGATACTAGACGTATCAAAATAATGATTCAATAA